A segment of the Panicum hallii strain FIL2 chromosome 1, PHallii_v3.1, whole genome shotgun sequence genome:
CTGCTCGAGCTCCCAGTGCCAGTACATTGTCACCTACGGCGACGGCTCCAGCACCACCGGGACCTACAGCTCCGACACGCTCGCGCTGGGCTCCAACACCGTCAGGAACTTCCAGTTCGGGTGCAGCCACGTGGAGTCGGGCTTCGACGACCAAACCGACGGCCTCATggggctcggcggcggcgcgcaatCGCTCGTGTCGCAGACGGCGGGGACATTCGGCAGGGCCTTCTCCTACTGCCTCCCGCCGACTCCGAGCTCCTCCGGGTTCCTCACGCTCGGCGCCGGAACTTCCGGCTTCGTCAAGACGCCGATGCTCAGGAGCAGCCAGGTCCCCACGTTCTACGGCGTGCGCCTTCAGGCCATCAGGGTGGGAGGGAGACAGCTCATCATACCCACCTCAGCCTTCTCCGCCGGGGCGATCATGGACTCCGGCACGGTCATCACGCGCTTGCCGCGGACGGCCTACTCGGCGCTGTCGTCGGCGTTCAAGGCCGGGATGAAGCAGTACCCGTGGGCACCGCCCAGCGGCATCCTCGACACGTGCTTCGACTTCAGCGGCCAGAGCAGCGTCACGATACCTTCCGTCGCGCTGGTATTCTCCGGGGGCGCGGTCGTCAACCTCGACGCGAACGGGATCATTCTGGGCAGCTGCCTTGCCTTCGCGGGCAACAGTGACGACGGGTCCCTCGGCATCATCGGCAACGTGCAGCAGCGGACGTTCGAGGTGCTCC
Coding sequences within it:
- the LOC112902740 gene encoding aspartyl protease family protein At5g10770-like, whose protein sequence is MASVPKLLLLLLLFWSCHSLVAHAGDDRSYRVLSLDSLNSDAVCSEPKVPLSGAATVPLHHRHGPCSPLTTKKMPTLEEMLRRDQLRAAYIQRKFSGGDGKGGAGDVQQSDATVPTTLGTSLNTLEYLITVGIGSPAVTQTVLIDTGSDVSWVQCKPCSLCHSQANPLFDPSSSSTYYPFSCSSDATCAQLGQEGNGCSSSQCQYIVTYGDGSSTTGTYSSDTLALGSNTVRNFQFGCSHVESGFDDQTDGLMGLGGGAQSLVSQTAGTFGRAFSYCLPPTPSSSGFLTLGAGTSGFVKTPMLRSSQVPTFYGVRLQAIRVGGRQLIIPTSAFSAGAIMDSGTVITRLPRTAYSALSSAFKAGMKQYPWAPPSGILDTCFDFSGQSSVTIPSVALVFSGGAVVNLDANGIILGSCLAFAGNSDDGSLGIIGNVQQRTFEVLHDVGGGAMGFRAGAC